A segment of the Delphinus delphis chromosome 20, mDelDel1.2, whole genome shotgun sequence genome:
AGACACAAAGCCTGAGTAAGGGAGGCAACTTAGATCCCAGCCCAACAGGGTCTTGGCTCCAGGGGGCTGGGCAAGGGAGTCAGGTGATGGAGGGGCACCCAAGACGCTGAGGTCATTTGCTTTCTTGTGGTGAGAGTCCGTGGATCTTgcagcagattctttttttttttaatatttatttatttggttgcatggggtgttagttgcagcaggcgggctccttagttgcggctttctggctccttagttgcggcatgcaaactcttagttgcggcatgcatgtgggatctagttccccgaccagggatcgaacctgggccccctgtgttgggaacgcagagtcttatccgctgcgccaccagggaagtccctcagcagATTCTTAACGGGGGCTGAGAACCCCGGAAAGACTTGAGAAGAATTACAGGAATGCAGGGGGTGAAGAGAGAAAGCATTCAGGTAAGGGGAAGCTTTTTAGTTAAGAATGACAGATCTATGCAGTCTTGACACACCATGTGACTTAAGACAACTGCTTTGTGGCTctaggcctcggtttccccatctgtatcaGGCAAGGGTCAGAAAGAGCCTCGTGCCCCTATATGTTGTGACGTATAGGCCTGTTGCACTGTGGAGTTCTAAGAGTCTGCCATTCCGCGCTGTCTTTCGGGGGTTTGGTGGTGGGCAGATCTCAGGTGGGGGACAAGAGAGGGTTGaatgcccctcccccatgcccagCATCCCCCAAGAAACAGATGGGTtgaggaggagggatgggaggagggaggggtaggcGGCCAACTGGTTCCCCCTCGAGGAAATTAGCAATGGGAAGTGTATTTCCTTTGGCTGCAGGAAATCAGTCTCATGCCTGTGTACCCACCCCAGCCTCAGCTGAACCCAGGGGTTCTTGAGAGGGTGGGGCAAAGGGAACTCCCAGCTCTCAGTGCCTCCTCCCATTATGAACTGGTTCATTCTTGTGTCAGCTCCCCAGTGCCTGTGGAATAGTAATAATTGTTCAAATACTGCACAATTTATAGATGATATCACCTCTaccaaggattttcttttttttaattaattttgttttttattgaagtatagttgatttaccatattgtgccaatctctgctgtacagcaaactgactcagttatacacatatagacattcttttttttaaatattgttttccattatggtttatcacaggatattgaatgtatcCATAGTTCCATGTGAATAAGTTCGGAGATGTTTCatcctcttcagttttctggaagagtttatatagaattgatattttctttttttcttcttctttttttttttttggccaagccgcgcagcatgcaggatcctaggcACAgggtcaaacctgggccccctgcagtggaagcgcagagtcttaagcactagactgccagggaggtcccaaggATTTTCATATCTGGGATGTGACTAGTATAAAAGTTGTGCCCACCCCCCCCTTTCtatagaaggggaaactgaggctcctgaAGAAGTAATTCCCTCAGTGTtacaggaggaaggagagactcAGGGCAgacagaggggagagaggtgtttgggtttttgttttgtcttttaatataaatttatttacttatttagttttggccgcgttgggtcttcgttgctgcgcgcgggctttctctagttgcattgagcgggggctgctctttgttgcggagcacgagctctaggcgcgcgggcttcagtagttgtggctcgcgggctccagtagttgtggctcgcgggctctagagctcaggctcagtagttgtggcgcacgggcttagttgctccgcgacatgtgggatcttcccggaccaaggcttgaacccatgtcctccacattggcaggcggattcttaagcactgcgccaccagggaagcccgagagaggTGTTTTGAGTGATTTGCTCTGGGCGGGCGGTTTCAGTTCAAAGGTAGGGACCGGATTGCACTGTTCCAGCCAGGAGCAAGCCACCTCTGTCCCATCTCCACAGGATCCAGGAGTCTCTGTGAGTCTGAGGTGAGGGCAGCTCTTCAGTCATGGAGGACCCGACAGCGGGGAGGACTTACTAAGTGGGACTCAGCCCTGATCTTTCAAAGTCAATTGTGCAGCAGATAGATCCTACCCTTTTCACTTTTTCCCTCCACGCCTCCTTCTCTGGGTCCCTGCAGGGGCTCGCTTGAGCTTGAAGTCGGGGGTGGTGCCGCCTCAAGGTGAGCAGGAGCCTGTGTTGGAGGAGGGGCTGACCAATGCCTGTTCCCTCAGTCCAAAGACATTTCTTGAGTGCCTACTGCATGCCGGGCCTGTCCTGGGCGCTGGCGATACAGCAGTCAGcacaaggtccctgccctcctggaatgTCCGTtctagatagacagacagacacaaaCAAGATGCAAAGTGATGTGAGGAGAGAGCCCTGGGAATGGGTGGTCAGGACTCTGggtccagagggcttccctgaggacgtgaaggaggtgagggagctaGTCGTAAGTAAGTCTGAAGGAAGaacaaaggttttgttttgttttgttttggctgcgttgggtcttcgttgctgcgcgtgggctttctctcctcgcggtgcgcgggcttctcctcgcggtggcttctcttgttgtggagcacaggctctaggcacgtgggcttcagtagttgtggcacgccggctcagtagttgtggcacacgggcttagttgctccgcggcatgtgggatcctcccgaaccagggctcgaacccgtgtcccctgcattggcaggcggtttcctaaccactgcggcaccagggaagcccagaacaaaGGTTTTGACGCTGGAAAGAAGGTCCAGCCTTGAGGCTGCTGAGGTgcgggaggggaggtgggcaaGAAAGTCAGCTAGGTTGCCCAGGCTGGTCAGGCAATGCCTTGTCACCTGGGGTGAGGATTTGGGATTTCACCCCAAGTCCACTGGGAAGCTATTGGAGAGTTTCAGGCAGAGAAGTGACAAGAGCTGATTTACATGTTAGAGAGACCTTTCTGGCTGCCACGTGGGAAGTGAGTTGAGGGAAGTCACAGTGGCCAGGAAAGCCGTGACAGGCTACTGCAAAGTCCAAGCCAGTAGCGATGGCTGAGCAGAGCGGGCAGAAGCAGGGGTTTTAGAGACATACATGGGTTCAGGATTTagtgtggaggtggggagagccaAGTGGCCTTTcccatgagaagatgctcaggcATCTGGGAGGTTCCCATGTACCTGCTGTGTACCTTTgggctcctcccttcccctctctgggggTTGACAGTGGTCCGGGGCTTGGTCCAAGATTGTCCTTTGCCCTGTCCTTAAAGGTCTCCGCAGGACCAGGAGACTGGGGCCCAAGACTCTCACTCGGGAAAGtcggaggggagtggggagagacaaTGAAGGGGGCAGTCTCTGAGGGAGGGGACTGCTGGCACTGCCCCCAGGGCTCCCCCTTGCTCCCGACCTCAGCCGAGTCCAGCATCTCCTCCTCTCAGCccttccccgccccgcccccgccccagccccctgCAGCTATGCTTCCCTGGGCTGTCAGCCCAGGGCCCTCTTCTGTCCAGTTATTCTTGGGTGAAAACTGAAGTGCAGACTGGAGAAAGCTGAGATTTCCCCTCTCCCGCTATCAGGACCTTGGACAGGtctctgaacctctctgtgcctcagtttgtctAACAGGGGGAATAACCCTATTCCTCATAGgattcttgaaattttaaaattcatacccATAAAAGTGCTTAAGACAGGGTCTGCTATGTAGTGGGACTTAATAAACTTTAGCTGTtattatcaccaccatcatcattataGTCAAAAATGGGGTGCCCTGGGTTAGGAGCAGGAGGGCTGTTTCTAGCCCGGTTCTTGCCTTGCTGTGCATCCTTGAGGGGAGTGACGCAGCCTCTCTGGGCCCAGTCTCCCTGTCTATAACATGAGAGTTGAGACTAGTTCTCCATTTCCCACAGCATGATATGATACTTGTGCAAGTTTTACATGGTTTCtggaagaaagttttaaaatctgagttggatctttatttttatttttttgcggtacgcgggcctctcactgtcgtggcctctcctgccgtggagcacaggctctggacgcgcaggctcagcggccatggctcacaggcccagccgctccgcggcatgtgggatcttcccagaccggggcacgaacccatgtcccctgcatcagcaggcggactctcaaccactgcgccaccagggaagcccctggatctttattttaacatctgttagggaaaaaaaaaatctggcatcTCAAATCCGTGTTTTCAGAGATCCGTTGCTTAGAGTGGGGCTCAATTAGGCATCGTTAGGGTCCCCACCCTCTGCAGCCCACTGGAGTCAGGGCAAaaggggtgtggggagaagggggtggtCTATGACTCCTCTCACTGCAGTCTTCTCTCCCCACAGGTGCTGCAAAATCAGCTTTGAACTGTGAGGCGAGGCTACCTCATGTCAACTGCTCAGCTCCCACCAGGACCAAGCTGGAGCCCCGTCCTTGTCCCCTTTAAATTCCCTGTATTAGTAACCCTGCTCTGATCTAGCCCTTACTCACctccttcctgtttcttaaaaacCCTTCCCACATTCCCCAGACCGAGCCCTTCCTCTCTTTCATCCCTCACAGGACACCTCCTTTTCCGTAATCTTCTCCTCACTGTTTACTtacttatttccttatttcttacTGGGGTCCTAGGAAATGCTAGCACCCCCATCCATCTTGCCTGGTCTTTTCAACACTCCCTAACTGTAGACTATCCTATCTCAACACTATTCCATACATTTCCACCCCACCGTTACTTCAGCATGGCCACGCTTACCTTCTACATCCTCCGcaaatctctctctctcgccACTGCCCACTGATGCCTTCAGCTCCTCTATAAACAGCCCCCTCAGTCAATTTTGTGTGACCCCAATACTCCTCCACTTATGCTCTGATTGGGTTCATAAAACCTCCTTGACAAAGATCTTTGTGAATCCTGCCATCCCCCAGACCTCCCTCTTGTCATAATTCTATCCCTCCTCCAACTTTTCCCTCTCAAGCTCTATCCTTCCCTGCCCAGCCTGGCCCACGATTCGTGGTCAGCCTCATCTCTTCACTGTGGACTGCCTCCCACCATGTTCCCCTGAGCCTCCGAGGAGGGGGCTCAGGGGGCCTGATGGCCTCCCGCCACCCATGGCCCCACAGCCCCCGTGGGCCAGGGGAAGCATCTCGAAAGCCTCAGTGCCGAGGATGGGCAACCGCACGTGGGAGGGCTGCCACGTGGACTCCCTCGTCGACCACCTCTTCCCGCCCTCCCTCTACATCTTTGTCATCGGCGTGGGACTGCCCACCAACTGTCTGGCCCTGTGGGCCGCCTACCGCCAGGTGCGGCAACACAACGAGCTGGGTGTGTACTTGATGAACCTCAGCATCGCTGACCTGCTGTACATCTGCACGCTGCCGCTGTGGGTGGACTACTTCCTGCACCACGACAACTGGATCCACGGCCCCAGCTCCTGCAAGCTCTTCGGGTTCATCTTTTATACCAACATCTACATCAGCATCGCCTTCCTCTGCTGCATCTCTGTGGACCGCTACCTGGCCGTGGCCCACCCACTGCGGTTCACCCGCCTGCGGCGCGTCAAGACGGCCGTGGCCGTGAGCTCCGTGGTCTGGGCCACAGAGCTGGGAGCCAACTCGGCGCCCCTGTTCCACGATGAGCTCTTCCGCGACCGTTACAACCACACCTTCTGCTTCGAGAAGTTCCCCATGGAGGGCTGGGTGGCCTGGATGAACCTCTACCGGGTCTTCGTGGGCTTCCTGTTCCCGTGGGCCCTCATGCTGCTCTCCTACCGTGGCATCCTGCGGGCTGTGCGGGGCAGCGTGTCCACCGAGCGCCAGGAGAAGGCCAAGATCAAGAGGCTGGCCCTCAGCCTCATTGCCATCGTGCTGGTCTGCTTTGCGCCCTACCACGTGCTCCTGCTCTCCCGCAGCGCCGTCTACCTGCGCCACCCCTGGGACTGTGGCTTCGAGGAACGTGTGTTCTCGGCGTACCACAGCTCACTGGCCTTCACCAGCCTCAACTGTGTGGCTGACCCCATCCTCTACTGCCTCGTCAACGAGGGCGCCCGCAGTCACGTGGCCAAGGCCCTGCACAACCTGCTCCGCTTTCTGGCCAGTGACAAACCCCAGGAGATGGCCAACGTCTCGCTCACCCTGGAGACCCCACTCACTTCCAAGAGGAACAGCGTGGCCAAGGCCATGGCAGCCAGCTGGGTGGCCGCTCAGCCCTCCCAGAGGGACCAGGTGCAGCTGAAGATGCTGCTGCCGGCACAGTGAACCCCGTGTCGTGCAGAGCCCCCACTCCTCCATACTaaccccaccctcccttccctcctggtcCGGTGTATGCAAATTGTATGTAAATGAGGCTATGCTAATTTCCATAAGCAtgtaagaaaataggaaaatagtGAGGTTGATGTGTCACTGGTCAACCATCGTCCTCCACCATGACCCCCTAACAATTCAGTGGAACTGTGCCTAGCCCTGCGCTGGGTGGTGCTAGTGACCCAGCGGTGACAAATGACGGTGCTGGCCCTGCCCTCATGGCTCCCACTCCACTGGGGGAGACAGATCTGTCCCTGGATAGTGATGACCCAGAGTGGGCAGGGCTCAGACGGggagcccaggggctgggggaaccCAAGAAGGCATCAGACCCGGTCTGGGCGTCAGGaagtgcctcctagaggaagggaCCAGTAGATTACCTTTCCGGAAGGTAAAGACAAAAAAGTTAGGATTACTTTCAACAAGGGGGTAAAAGTCTGTGACTCACGGGGAAGGTGGAAGAAGAAACTCACCGAATGCTGAGTGGTCCCTTTTGCCTTTGGGAAACCCCCGGTCCTACAGGGGAGAGAGCGAGCAGGACAGAGCGTTTCAGAGTTTCAAGGTAAACAGCATTCTCCAGGTCAGGActgaggaggagggagcaggatCAAATGAAGGGCGATCAGCAGACGGGCCGGTGGAGCAGGGAGCAGGGCAGGCTTGGGAAGGGGGCTGCGGACAAGAGAaggctatttattcattcattcaagggaGATTTGTTTATACCtaccctctgcccagccctgtgctggcCGGCAGCTGGGGACAAAACAGTGACCAAGACAGCCCAGGCCCCGCCCTCACGGAGCTCACAGTAAATGAATAGAGATAAACATCACATTTGGAATCGATAAGGGtaatggggaaaaataaagctgACTGAGGGGACAGAGAGTGATGTGGAGTCTGATCTAGATAAGGAGGTCGGGGAGGGCTCACGGAGAAGGGGGCATTTGAGAAACGACCTGAAGGAGGAAAGGGGTCAGATGGAAGAGCGCTGCAGGCcgagagaacagcaagtgcaaaacaTGGAGTAAGAGACTGCCTGCGTTTGAGGGCCAGCAAGCACACACAGCGGTGTGGCGGGAACCAGAGGCGGGAGGATGTGAGGAATGGAATTGAGACAGGCCAGGAACAGGGGCCCATATTACAGAGCTTTGTGAATCCACGTGAGGACTTTGCCTTTTATTCCAAGAGAAATGGGAGCTACAGAGGGGCTCTTAGCAGAGAAGGATTGGGATTTGGCTTAAATGTTAACAGGATTCCCTGGCTGCTGAGTGGGGAACAGAATATGGGAAGTAAGGGCGGAAGCCAGGAGCCCAGGCAGGAGATGCTGATGGCTGGACTGGGgtcgggggtgggtggtggtggagtGGGGAAGGATCGGTGTCAGCTTTGGGATTTATCTTGAAGGAATTCGATGATGGAAGAAGCACAAGGGCCGGTGGGATTGTGTAACTCAAGCCCCTTGCCTATCCTGGGAAAAGGGTGACCAGGGGACCTGAACTGGAAGGACGTCTGGGAATGATCCCAGGCCCTACTCAAAGGCCGTCACCGAAGAGGCCAAGTGATtagcccagggtcacacagccagtgagtcaACGTTGGGGCCATCCTgggctccctctcccctccctgtctctgcctctgttccCAGGCCCCAGAGTGGCCAAGGCTGCTGTCCTGGCTGATGgtgttcccctccctcccctggccctcAGGGGTCAACCAGGAATGGCTGTCCTTCTAGAACTAGGCTGGAGAGCAGGAGGAAACACACAGCTCTGGACAGGCCTCGCCCCTTCTGATagcccatctccctcccttcctacacacccacacacacacacacacacacacacacaccattgccCCAGAGGTTCCCAGAAGAGTTTCCTGGAAACCcttctcagagaaagaaagaggagggaggaggggagtgagaaaaaaaatgaacttaatgAGGAAAATAGTTTTGCAGGAGGAGGGGTGGGTCACTGAGATGCAGGAAGTTGGGTCTTCGGTGTTgtggggaagagaaaagagggaggcCTGGGAttgggcggggagggagggctggtAGTTTTCCCACCCTGTCTCACTGCTATAAAGCTACTGGGATGGAGATGTAGGGGAACAGAAGCTTTCTGAACACAGTCCCCTCAGGGAATCAGATGAAAGCCTGCATGCTACCCCTCCACCAAATGCTCATtcccattcattcaataaatatttattgagcacctactatgtgccaaacattgtTCTAGGAGCTGAGGAAACAATAGTGAATTATaaacaaaaaagtcatgtacaAGTTTGGAAGCTTCCTAAACCCATCATGTGGAACCTcagcgccccacccccaccccgagtAGGTCCTTAGGCCCCAGGCTAACACCCCCAGGGATCAGGAGAAGACTCTGGGCTGGGACTCAAGAAACCCCAGCCTCAGTTCCATCTTGATTACCTCTGGAACTCTGGATAAACCCTTGTCATCCTCTGGCTCCAGTTGGTCAGTCAGTAAAATGGGGGGGGAGGTCCCTAGTGGATGATGGACCTTGAATGGTCCCAAGCTCCTTAACATCTTTAGCCCAGAAAGGGTCCTGGGGAGAAGTTGTTTTTATGGAGTCTTGGCATTCTTAGTAATTTAGAATATCGAGGTTCACACATGTCAGTATCATcattacagatggagaaatggaaGTCCATCAGGGCCAGGAAAGTGACAAAGGACACTCAGGGAGTCCGAGAGGATGCCAAGTAAAGCCCTGGGTCCCCCAACTCTGTGTCCTGAATGTTTCCTCCTGTACACAGCTTCTCTGTTCCTTGcacttcccctcttcctctgcctcttcgAGAATCTCTCAATTACCCATCAGCACTCCACCATCCAGAAATTTCTCTCAACCTCTTCTTGACCTTGTTTATATGATTTTGCTCCCTGCTGGGTAAGGGATGACAGTCTGGGACACTTCCTTAAACTCCTTCCTGAGCCAGCTCCCTAGGGACCCTTGCCCCCCAGTGGAGGAAGTGGGGCTGCTTGAGAACGGTATAGTTTATTAGCCAAGATGCTGGGCTATCAACCTCTGCTGGCTGGGGGAACTTGTGCCACTCTCCTGGCccctctttgagtctcagtttgtCAGTTACTTGGGAAATGGTTGGATTAGTTGCTTCTGGAGATGAAACGCGCCCTCATGCTGGAGTTAGCAATAGTAATGCTAATACCTGTATAGTAATAAGGGCTGTTTATTGGGTGATTGGCACCATTCTAAGCTCTTAACATAGTTCACTATGTTTTTATATTCAAAATTTGCATGCAAGGCTTATAACAACCCAATAAggtaagtgttcttttttttctttttttagtaaatttatttagttttggctgtgctgggtcttcgttgctgcgcaagggctttctctgcttgcggtgagcagggctactcttccgtGCGGCGCCCgtgtttctcattgcggtgccttctcttgtggagcatgggccctagagtgcacgagcttcagtagttgtggcacacgggctcagtagttgtggctcgcagagtctagagcgcaggctcagtagttccggcgcacgggcttagctgctccgcggcatgtgggatcttcccagaccagggcttgaacccatatcccctacattggcaagcagattcttaaccactgcaccaccaggaaagtcccaaggtGTAAGTGTTCTTAtgattcccattttgtagatgggaatactgatgcccagagaggttaagtcactcgTCACATACTGCAAGTAAACAGTGGAGCCGGGTTCCCAATCCAGGTCTGTATGACTACCTGGACAGTTTCTTACGCCCAGTGAGAGCTCTAAactgcgggggggtgggggtgggggaaggtgctTTTGGGACTCGTTAGCCCTAATTAGGACTAATTAAGACTCCTCCTTTGGAGATGCCACCCAGGTGTGTGACGTCACGGAGGAGGGCGGTGACGTCAGCCGAAGCGGGCGTGGGAACCCACGCAAGCTCCGCGAGCTGCCGTTTAACGGCACCACCCTCTGACACTTACTTTCGCCGTATATTTGCATATTCATCGGAACGGACGTCGGAGCGTCAGCGTTGACGTGGTGTCGTCACGGAGCGCCCCTGCAGTTCCCAATAGGGCGTACGCACGTACGTAGGCACGCACAGCGACGAGcgggcgggggaggagggagagatcgGAGGCGCCCCTCCCAGTCAGCAAGGTTGCGCATGCCCCTTGCAACCGCCAAGATGGTGGTGGGCGCCTTCCCTATGGCGAAGCTGCTATACCTGGGCATCCGGCAGGTCAGCAAGCCGCTTGCCAACCGCATTAAGGAAGCCGCCCGCCGAAGCGAGTTCTTCAAGACCTATATCTGCCTCCCGCCAGCTCAGCGTGAGTCTGACCCCACGTCCCTCCAACCTTCCCATTCTCTAACCCCTTTCAGGTGGTTGCTCAAGAGGTGGACTTCTGTTCATGACCAATCACAGCCCGAACCGGCAAAGTCTTTCAGCCAGTAGGGATGGTCCCTGGGAGAGGGGCATGCGGGTAGCCCAATAGTAAGAAAGGGCATGGGGTTAAGGGCGGGGCAGGGCGCCCGCGCTTGAGTTGGGAATACTAGCCAATAGAGGAAAAGAGCGCGTGGAGACTGACGTCTAGACGGACCAATAACCTGGGGAATGGGAGCGCTTTGGGCGGGGCATTCCAGGGCTGAGAGGAGCCCGGGGAGACCGGAGCTCCGGTCATTTGACCAAGTGGGGTCGTTTGCCAGACTATCCGTGGGAGGGTTCGCTCTGAAGACGCCAcctcgtgcctcagtttccctcccgtCCTGGGAGTTGAGAGGTGCTTATGTATCATCCGTTTAGAACATTCATTGGTTTGCCCCAGTTGTACTCCGGGAAATAGGCCTGGGTAGAGGCGTGGCTCGGGGCGAAGTCTGGGGTCTGGGGGCGTGACCTGGGAATCCGGCTAAAGGAGTAATTTTAACTAGAGTGAACATTTGTCCGTCTATTCATTAATCCACCCATACTCCGTATTTGTTCGTCCATTCATTCAGTAGACAGACCATGCTGGCTTTTTCTGGGCTGGGAGACACATTTATGACCCATCACTGTCACCCCAGTGTGGTCAGGACGGTGTGGACTCCAGAGCTCAGAAAGACCTCCTGACCCGGGGGCGTGGGGTCAGGAAGGCTGTCTAGACGAGGGCTgcctgagctgagatctgaagggcACAGTAAACATTCAAACTATGAGCTACTGTCAAAAGGCGATCTATGTGCTGTGGGCCTGTGGGAGCACAAAGTATGGAAATTTAACGTAATTTGCTGGGTCAGGGAACCACCAGTAATCCACCTGTTACTTCATTTAGTTAGTGTTTACTGAGCGTCTGCTTTGTACCTGGCCTTGTGCTGGGCAGTGATGGTGAAACAGCAGGAATCAAGCTAGCCCCAGTCTCTGCCCCCAAGGAACTCGCAGTCAGGTGGGGACAGACCCATCCTTCAAGGTGACGACCCAGAGTGGGCAGAGCTTGCATGGGGGATCCCACTGGACGCCTGACCTGACATGGggttcagggagggcttcctggcagAGGAGACCTCTGGGCTGGGAACTGAAGGGTGAGGAGAGTCTCACCAGACAACACGGGGACAGGGATGATGTTGAGGGCGAAGGAGGAGCATGCGCAAAGGCCAAATGGTTACAGGGAGCACACGTTTTTTCCTTACAAGTTTGGATGCTTAAAATTTGCTTTCCAGGGCTTGGAATTCTTGGTCTTTTGGTGTTTGGTCGGTCCTCTGCCAGAGCTGCAGATCTTAGAACGGAGAAGTGTTGGATTACAGTTTCTGAAGTGCTTCCATGTAAGCTCTCTCATTTGAGCCTCACACTTTTTTTTGTCCCCATGTCAGGGAGGGGAAATGACTTCCCCCagtttatagaagagaaaactgaagcctgAGAGCAGAGGGGAATTGCTGAGGTCACACATGGAGTTAGTGCCAGAGGCTGACTCAAATCCTGCGTTCGGGATTCCCAGAGCTGGTGCCTGTTTCCTGCCTCTGTCTTTCTCCCAAGCACTGTGATGTGTCTCAGCGTTGTGGTTTAGAAAGTGGCTGCTTGAGTCAGACTGACATGGGTTCCAATctggcgcacacacacacacacacacacacacacgcacgcaccccgTCCCCTTCTCAGCCAGGTGATTTTGGGCAGGTCACTAacccctctgagcttcagtttcctcctctgtacagTGAGTATTATATAATAGTGGCATTTAATGGGCgctcactttgtgccaggcagTCTGCTGAGAACGTCACAGCATTAAGTCCTCACCAATTATTATGAGGTAGACAtcgttattattcctattttgtgTATATCTACATATGCATTTATGCTATAAATAACACTTACCTCATCAAGTTTTTGTGAGGAGTAATGGATGTAAAGTGATAGGTCAGTGCACGGCACTGAGTTGTGGCTGTTGTGTAGATGTTATGGTTACAgctgagaagaaaaagtaaaaacttttatCTTCAGGGGACCTTGCGTTCTTGGCATGGGGGGAAGCCagacaataaagaaaacagttaaaatgtAAAGTTAGATATTGGATAGCACTAATTGCTCTGGAGAAAACGTCAGGGATGCAGGAGGAGGAGTATTTGGGGGACGGTTGTGAAGTTTAGATAGGATTACCAGGGAGACCTCACTGAAAATATGAGAGGAGGGAGCACGCAGTGCGGGCATCTGGGGGAGGAGCTTTCTAGCCCGAAGTTTCCACAGGTGTGAAGACCCTGAGGTGAGTGTGCGCCTGGCCTGTTTGATGAGCATCgaggaagccagtgtggctgaacAGTGAGACCGAGTGGAGACTGAGGGCCGAGAAGGTGGTGGGAAGGGGGCAGATCGTGCAGGGCCTGTGGGCCACCACAAACGCTTTGGCTTTACTCTGAGTGGATGGGACTCACTGGAGGGTCTGAGCAGAGGACGGATGGGATCTGAGTTCGATTTTAATAGGATCCTTTTAGCAATCAGAGGGTGAGCGTGGATGCAGGGAAGACATGACTACAGCAGTC
Coding sequences within it:
- the GPR4 gene encoding G-protein coupled receptor 4, with protein sequence MAPQPPWARGSISKASVPRMGNRTWEGCHVDSLVDHLFPPSLYIFVIGVGLPTNCLALWAAYRQVRQHNELGVYLMNLSIADLLYICTLPLWVDYFLHHDNWIHGPSSCKLFGFIFYTNIYISIAFLCCISVDRYLAVAHPLRFTRLRRVKTAVAVSSVVWATELGANSAPLFHDELFRDRYNHTFCFEKFPMEGWVAWMNLYRVFVGFLFPWALMLLSYRGILRAVRGSVSTERQEKAKIKRLALSLIAIVLVCFAPYHVLLLSRSAVYLRHPWDCGFEERVFSAYHSSLAFTSLNCVADPILYCLVNEGARSHVAKALHNLLRFLASDKPQEMANVSLTLETPLTSKRNSVAKAMAASWVAAQPSQRDQVQLKMLLPAQ